cccttcatgatcttttagaattccatccttgagtcatcatttaatttggtaaaattacaatttagtccctcatagttcttcacttattcaatttggtcctaattcatccattttccttagtttctagatcattctacccttaaaatatttacactattggtccttcaacttttcatatttacactttaaccctttaagtcttgagtatttactcttagcaacaaaacttttctaacttttacaatttagtcctttcctgaatcaagatatcataatttacttcccaatgttgccataactcaaaacttccctttttatcactttatttccttattttattatatcaaggataatatattactgtaaagattttcagggtattacatccCACTTAGAATCCAAGTGAGAGAGTTTACCTTGGACTTTTACCATTTCTTGTTAAAGGACACTCACATCCTTCTGCTGTCTCGTGGTCACCCCATCCCCAGCCATAGAAAATCATTTGGCTCTGATACATTGATacgaataaaacaaaaaaaaaaagacagagAAATAAAAAATGGAGAATATTTGAGAAGAAATAGAAAGAGATATTGATGGAATTTCTTTAATAATAGTTTTCATAACCTTTCATCCAATTACAGCTGCATATAAATAAGGAAACAAAACAGTCCAAAATTGGTTAAAACAAACAGTACAAACATTTATTCAAGACACCCCGTTTTTACTAAAGTCACTGCGTACTATTTCATTAATGCTAAACGCACCGTTTGCCATATGTCAGTTCTGACCTGTATCAGATTTCAAGTATGAATATGtacttaaaatttttctttcaccttttCATCTTTGTTTTTAGTTTCTAATATATGTTTCTTTTTACTTATATTTCAATTGGATTTTTGTCAAGGTTATTGGTTTCAGATTTAGAGAACCATTGTTTTGTTTCGTTGAATTTATGGATCTTGGTGTGgttatttttgtttgtttatcTTGTACTATATATTTTTCATGATTGTAGCTATTGTGATATGGtctattactttttattttttgtttagtAAAATATTATTGGTGCTTGTGTTTTTGGCTTCAGTTTTAGTGTTTGGATTTAGGATTTTGAAATTTGGGATTCAATTTTTGAGATTCAGGATTTCCATAATAATTTCTTGATAAATGACCAAAGTACCTTTTTCATgataaattaccattttgccccttttGACTCAATGCATAATTTCTTCACAATAATAGACATTTTTCATATCCAAATCTCATAGTTCACATTTACCCTTAATAATACTCATTACATGGtgaaaattacctttttactctCATTACATGGCCTTTTTACTCTCTTCTAAACAAAAATGgaaattttatgatttagtccctacactccaaaaaatatttcaaattattcTTATACTAATTAATCATTAATAACCCATATTCCTAATTTTGGTCAAATTTGCACTTTAGTCTTCAAACTATTTAGaattttcaatttgatcctttttGCCTCATTTCCACATCCAAAATACTTTTCATTGATTTCTATCTCCATTAAAAATTTTCCTCTCATAAAATTCTTTATCTTGCTcatgtttcaattttttttcttgtaaATCCACTATTTTAGATCCCGAAATAATGTCATGtgctttataaaaaaattttatgtGTTACACTAcccatttccctttttttttttttttgccaaagACATTATTTTTGCTCAATCATATCTTAACCAAACAAATATATTTAGCGTCTTATCTCAATTTATATATTTCTCAAGACATATGATGAATGCTAGAAATACTCAAATATTCTTCTAGACTAATACAAAGAAGCCAATGCCAAACACAATTAGTTCTTGACTTAGGTTTTAAAGTGTGGATGAAGAAGGGAATTATTTAGGTATTCCTTTGCTACATAAACGAGTTAATAAAAATACTTATAAATTTTCTTGTTGATAAAATTCATAAACGGTTAAATGGATGGGATTAGACCTGTTCGTGGGTCAGGCCATCTGCCCAGGCCCAAAAGCTAACCCAAAATATGAGATGATTTGGACAAAAAGTGAAATTCAAAAAATGGGATTGGGTTAAATTTAAAATCTGTTTTCTATTTAAGTCTATGGTTTAGGGCCTAAACCCTAATCAATTATTTTCATAACTAGTTAATTAATGAAGCTGTGAAAAATTTGTTCTGCATACCTTGTGGAATCAATAGTTTCCAAGtatttgaaacaagctcgatATTTGACTTGAGTTCAATCGAACATCTATTTTAAATTCAAGCTCGACtcaataattaaaattaaggttaatatatattaagggcaataatgtaatttaatattataaaaatataaaaagcttGATAAGGCTCACGAGCCGTTTGAGTCAAGTATTACTAAGATCAAATTCGGCTCAATAATTACTGAATCGAGTTCAAATATTTTGAGTCGGAAACTCGAATGGCTTGTGAGTACCAATGTCTCATTTACACCCCTACTATCAATAGTCCCTCCTCAAACTTTTGATAAAAAGATAAATCAAAgtcatatttgattattttatcatttttaaaaataaaataaaattttcagccaCTAGCATGTTGTAATctagttatattaaaattattaaactcTTATTAAATTTTCTAATATTTATCTAAATAAAATAATGTGAAGCTTTTAGACTCCAAATTAAGGGGACAcacattatatttatttatatatttaactgTATTTTTTCTACATTTTACAATATATTTATCATATCTTAACCTCGTTTGTGCAGTCtgaaattctgataagaaaaaatgttgaaaaataaaaataataaaaataaaagttttagTTTGTAATTTCAACACTAGACAATAGTCTTTTTCGCTACAGTTAATGCCTCTATACATTTTCCCTACATTTAATATCTTAATGCTTTTTCCTTACATTTAATGCATTTTCTCTGCATTTAATGTCTAAAACTATGActtctttttatttaatctagTGAGTGTCGAGTCACACATTAGCGAcactaattataataatattttttcacTTGTTTTGTCATgtgatattttttaaaaaaatttcattaatCCATTAATCCATTAATGTGATAGGTGATACTAAAAGTTACTTTAGCAAATactccattttcataattaatttattttaaacttatttttataattaattaatttttaatattattttcataaaaatcctttactataaaataatttttcataaaataatatatgaaaagagTAATTCtaaaatttactttaaaaattGCCAACTCActgtataaaaaaaaaaaaatcctgacTCACTCTCCGCTCCGTCTCACGCATCCCCGGCGGCAAAGAAGCCTCTCGCTTCGCCAGCTTCGTCTCCCTCAATCTGATACGTGTTTAATTCTTCAACTtctaagtttttattaaaattagctaactgttgggttttgggtttttatTGGATTAACTTTATATTGGGTAGTAATGGATTGCACCATGGAGGCCCATAGGATTTATGAAACAATAATAGATGGGAATTTATCTCTCTATTCCTCCTTTCCTTTACCTCTTCTGTGTAAATCTGTAGTGTGATTTTGGCACGTATCACAATCCTTCTCTTGCCTTCTGAAATACCAGGAAATTGAATaaggtaattttttttgaaaCCCTAAATTGAGTCCTGAGATTTTCAGTTATCTTCTCTTTGCATTTGCAGCACTCTGCTATATCTCATTTTTCTGTTTTCGATCCTACTGCTAGTTATTGTCTCTCTGTTTACTTTGTTGAGTTTAAAACCCATCGGTTTAGCGGAACTAGCAAACTGTTTTCGCCTCTATTTTtaccaaattgaaaaaaattgcTTAAGTTTAAAGTAACTCTTTAATATTTAGTGtaaagttattttaaaatattgaaattgtTGTTTAAATTTATCGATCTATTTTGGAAATTGATCAATCTTGTCACtgttaataataaaatcattttaCTTTATGATTCAGATGCCTCATAGAACACGTCCTATGACAGCTCTGTTAGTGTTCACTGGCCTCAATGCTGTGCTGGTCTCCACCATTACTCCTGTCTATGATTTTGTTTGCTTCCTTCCTTTCTGGGAGAGACGGGTTTGTTTCTTATTGCTCTTTTTTGCTTACTTTCTTGGCACTGGCTTTATATATGTGACATTGTGATATTTAATTGGGTGTTCATTGTTCTATAGTAGCATGTGTTGTTACCAGAGGATTTTGGTTGGTTCCTTTGCCCTATGATGAGTTTGCTTGCTATTATTAATCTTAAAAGTTAGTTCTTGTGACTATTAGGTCAATCTTGATCAGATAGAAACAATTTAGGATTGTTCAATGTTTACTATCAATCTAAACTCATTTTCTTCATTGGTTCTTGTGTGTTATAGGACAGTAAAACTGTAATTTATTGGTTTAGTCAAATCGGGGGGGTGTTACTTGCTGGATTTTGgatttggttttggttttggttttggttttggttttaagTGCATATATGTATGCCCTATACATCCAATTCTGCTGACATAACTTACTCAAAATAGTATATTTAAACTAATCTTTGAAGGGATAACTTACTCAAAACAGTATATTTAAACTAATCTTTGAAGGGCTATACTTACTCATTAGATAACTAGTAGTTTATTTGCCACTAGGATTAAGCTTGGTTATGGTAAGATAAAAAACGAACCAAGACAAGTACAATAGGTGCTTTCATGGTATAGAATTGCAGGTATAGAATTGCAGGTATAGAATAAAATCAGTAGCAGGATGCGTTTGAATTTAAAAATAGCTGTGGCAATTAGGTGAGTTATAGTAAGAAGTAAAAATGATTACTGAGGGCACAGATTTTCATATGAATCAAACTATGATTTGGTTTAATTATATGCATaaaacttttgtttttttttttaattatacacaaattttttattcaattgtatgtatttttaaagataaatattatttgtatatacatatatatattaaataaacgTAAAATGAGATTACATCTATGAAGCATGGACATGTTGAAAAACCACTCATACTGATGCGGTACCGGTGTCCGACACGCCAGAATACGTACAGGACATGTTGGGTTGAAGGTGGCTGAATGCATGATAATGATTGTAATAATTTCTATTCGAAACCCAACCTATGTTTTCTTGCgacgattttcaaaatttaatcttGTGCATGTTATTAGGATGTTGAGAGGGACATCGTGACCAGGTTTTAATTATTCCGACATCATTGACTGCAGTCGGTGGCGGCAACAGTGGCGCGCTGGTTCTAGGTTGAGaggaagaaaaatggatgaagaTAATaggggaaaaaaaaagagagaaatgaaaaaaagaaaggatTTTACTAACTTAAGATTATTTCTTATTATATTTGAAGTTAAGGTATAAATTAAATTTGAACATTGAATTAATTATGAAATTTTGtggaatagaaataaaataattttgttaattattaattatattagctaaaatattaatatgtttagatttatattgaatattaatatataaaaataaattaaaaagtatTTTGTTGCCGTTGTCTTGTATTGTCTGTATCctcaatttataataataataaaaattgtaTGTTACATTCATATTCATAGTGTTACATCGAtaattttatgtatataattatacgtttatttgtaattttaagatttatttcaattataaattattaaacttATATACGGTTCATTTTTCTGTCTTTCATTTGGTTTCTAACTATGGCTTGTGGCTTCTTTTATTTGGTTTGTTTCAGCGAGAACGGCGTCGTCTAGAACGGGAAACTTCATCAAATAAATTTCAATCGTCCTGAAGTATATTTGAGATTATTCTCCCTTTGAAACTAGATTTGTACTAGTGGATGGTTGCCGTTGTAAGTTTTGCCGCCACCGACTGCCATCAATCAAGTCGGAGTAATTAAAAAATGGTCACTATGTCCCTCTCAACAT
This is a stretch of genomic DNA from Gossypium arboreum isolate Shixiya-1 chromosome 11, ASM2569848v2, whole genome shotgun sequence. It encodes these proteins:
- the LOC108472567 gene encoding uncharacterized protein LOC108472567; protein product: MPHRTRPMTALLVFTGLNAVLVSTITPVYDFVCFLPFWERRRERRRLERETSSNKFQSS